The following proteins are encoded in a genomic region of Desulfobacteraceae bacterium:
- a CDS encoding (2Fe-2S)-binding protein, protein MIRIEVDGTPLEVAEGSNLLATCLAAGIYIPNLCYMAESPEPFAGCRLCFVEIQGQPAPVTACTVAVTDGMVVHTATAPVRRLQQSAFRLLVSAHQITADCPAHKRCALQQVARHLQMGLKPKPLERVPRELEIDTSPPCFDLHPARCVLCGKCLRACQERNGSSLLTFARRGIQTVISAQGLSADGQEFTCEGCLACAAVCPVSAITPKADSGHCAGEGQGHADPQAAGS, encoded by the coding sequence ATGATTCGAATCGAGGTGGACGGCACCCCCCTGGAGGTTGCCGAGGGTAGCAACCTGCTGGCGACGTGTCTGGCGGCCGGCATCTATATCCCCAACCTTTGCTACATGGCCGAAAGTCCCGAACCGTTTGCGGGCTGCCGCCTGTGCTTCGTGGAGATCCAGGGCCAACCGGCGCCGGTCACCGCCTGCACGGTCGCGGTCACCGACGGGATGGTGGTGCACACCGCCACCGCGCCGGTCCGCCGGCTGCAGCAGTCGGCCTTCCGCCTGCTCGTCTCCGCCCATCAGATCACCGCCGATTGCCCGGCCCACAAGCGCTGCGCCCTCCAGCAGGTGGCGCGGCACCTTCAGATGGGTTTGAAGCCCAAACCCCTGGAAAGGGTCCCGCGGGAGTTGGAGATCGACACCTCGCCTCCCTGTTTCGACCTTCACCCGGCCCGCTGCGTCCTGTGCGGCAAATGTTTGCGGGCCTGCCAGGAGCGCAACGGCAGTTCGCTGCTGACCTTCGCCCGGCGCGGCATCCAGACCGTCATCAGCGCCCAGGGACTTTCCGCCGATGGCCAGGAATTCACCTGCGAGGGGTGCCTGGCCTGCGCCGCCGTCTGCCCGGTAAGCGCCATCACCCCCAAAGCCGATTCGGGGCACTGCGCCGGGGAGGGACAGGGTCACGCAGATCCCCAGGCCGCCGGCAGCTAA